Proteins from a genomic interval of bacterium:
- a CDS encoding MotA/TolQ/ExbB proton channel family protein: MKNYVLIPIFVLSVCVSWLIWTNMPQYIKQGGPLLVLGLTFLFLALTFAIERFIVLGRAGGRGDVGSFVRAIKDSVHAGDLGDAIAACKKQGGSLANVIGAGLERYRDHRPQAKSDKELLDETRRALTEASALESPNLEQNLTALSTIASIATLLGLLGTTIGMIRSFHAMSRAGAPDATQLALGISEALVNTALGLTTAIIATVLYNYFTTKVDAFNTRVDETSYEVLQLLESAKES, from the coding sequence ATGAAGAACTACGTCCTGATCCCCATCTTCGTGCTCTCGGTGTGCGTGTCCTGGCTCATCTGGACCAACATGCCGCAGTACATCAAGCAGGGCGGGCCGCTGCTGGTGCTGGGGCTGACCTTCCTGTTCCTGGCCCTGACCTTCGCCATCGAGCGCTTCATCGTCCTGGGGCGCGCGGGCGGACGCGGCGACGTCGGCTCGTTCGTGCGCGCCATAAAGGACTCCGTCCACGCCGGCGACCTCGGTGACGCCATCGCCGCCTGCAAGAAGCAGGGCGGCAGCCTGGCCAACGTGATCGGCGCCGGGCTGGAACGCTATCGCGACCATCGACCGCAGGCCAAGTCGGACAAGGAGCTCCTGGACGAGACGCGGCGCGCGTTGACCGAGGCCAGCGCCCTCGAGAGCCCCAATCTCGAGCAGAACCTGACGGCCCTGTCGACCATCGCCTCGATCGCCACGCTGCTGGGGCTGCTGGGCACGACCATAGGCATGATCCGCTCGTTCCACGCCATGTCCCGCGCGGGGGCGCCGGACGCCACGCAGCTGGCCCTGGGCATCTCCGAGGCGCTCGTGAACACCGCGCTGGGACTGACCACGGCCATCATCGCGACGGTGCTCTACAACTACTTCACGACCAAGGTCGACGCCTTCAACACGCGCGTCGACGAGACCTCGTACGAAGTGCTCCAGCTGCTGGAGAGCGCGAAGGAGTCCTGA